In Dreissena polymorpha isolate Duluth1 chromosome 11, UMN_Dpol_1.0, whole genome shotgun sequence, the genomic window gtaatACTTGTGAAATGTATAATAgattcataatattgaaaaacactatgcatttgttgatacatgtagttaaattatatttaagtatgccatagcaaaaataataacaaacaaaaagtatgaacgtaattttatttaatcattttttttttaattatttacccatctatttatctaatttttaattaattcattcatttatccttccatccgtccgtcagttcgtccatccgtttgtttgttcgtttgtgcgttcgtgcgtttgtttattgtttgttggttggttggttcgttcgttctttggttcgttcctcggatcgttcgtttgtttgttcgtttgtttgttcttttgttatttcgttcttttttgaTTTTGGTCTTTggttaattctttttttcgtttgttcgttcgttcgatcattcattcgttcgttcgttcatgcatttattcgttcatttatgtatttatgttttaaacatttttgtttgttttttgtttttatttaattatttattcgttcattcattaattaatctttccatcccttcgtccgtccgtttttTTCCGTTACTTTGTGCGTTtgtgcgtttgttcattggttcgttcctttgttcatgagttcgttcgtttgttcttccatccatccatccatccatccatccatccagatCCATCCATCCAAAGATatcctccttccttccttccttcttccttccttccttccttccttccttccttccttccttccttccttccttccttccttccttccttccttccttccttttccttccttccttccttcccctTCCTCTTCCTTCCCTCCcttccctcctccctccctccctccctcctcccccATCCTTCCCTTCcttcccttccttccttccttttcCTTCCTTCCTCTCCCCTCCTACCTCCTCTCCCTCCTCCTCTCCCTCCCCTTCCTCCGTCCCTTCCTCCATCCCTCTCCTCCCTCCCCCGTCCCCCTCCTCCGTCCCTCCCCTCCCTGTCCctcctccgtccctccctccgtccctcctctccctccctccgtccctccctccgtccctccctccgtccctctccgtcctccctccgtccctccctccctcccctcctCCCCCGTCCCTCCGTCGTCCCTCGCCCTCCCGTCCCTCCTTCCTCCCTCCGGCCCTCCTCCGTCCCCCCTCCGTCCCTCACACGTCCGTCACGACTCCAAGTCCCCTAGTCAACTAACTCCGCACTACCAGTCACTCCCTAAAAAGCTCCCGCCCTCAACGAAACCAACGCAGACATCACTGCCCGCCACTCCCTCCCATCCCTCTCCTCCCTCCCctccccctccctccctccctccctccctccctccctcccacccttccatccagccagccagccagccagtcatgccagccatttattcatttattcatatttttatgtatttaataatttatttacttattttgtgttcaaccttttatcttttttagttaattaaatgtaatcattttctttttaaatatagtgttgtaacaaacatacaaaataaaataaaattataaaaaaaacgttcaacattgaaatagtgtaaattactaaaattaaatagaaataacatcggtgaagtaccatgggtgcttttcacagtataatacCAGTTTAAACTCTCACAGACGAGAAAACGTTCAAGgcacgttattaaataacttaataatttatgcgcaaagttggtttctatcacagcacatactacatttgaaataaacattcgctTGCAAGATATCTAATTGGACAGAGATgcaattatattcctttataaaatacgatttttagcctcaacttatctgttgacttttaagtaagatatCATCTGCCTCCATAGGATACTtattagttgttttattatttacttaattgtatgtgtcgtcctcagttgtcttcaggtgtctagaaaatcacttctttgatgtcatctatactcttcaattaaCAAGTCAACAgcgctattttcagacgattttttatttcaaaatttgattccatattattttggccatgctttctaaacaaacatgttttaacaataaaacagcggaagtctacactgtgtattagcaacctgctgtgctGATCCCTTTCTTATCTATTTGAGCGTAAAGTTATctgatatagatcagacatcggccggctattagtctgacttaaattggtTGTGATCCCTAAATCTTATCCATTTGAGCGTCAAGTTCATTCATATAGATCAGGCATCGACCGGCTCCGTTATATTTTTTTTCCCGCTATatattagtctgacttaaattttctgtcgtaaagtacaggttagattgtccaattaagaaacgcaagtagtcatacatgtgtgattagaatgtgtggaaagacaactgcgtctaaatgaaatactaaaataccatatagttcaatttttgagaacagacgtatgctacatacataataCGCCATATGACTGATATTAGGATGCATATAACAGTGCTTACTGTAGTTCAAGTTATATGTACGCACACAAGTGTTTAGTTTGATTACACTTTTGCATTCATTTACTTGATACTTCCAATATGGTTTTCTTTCCCGGCAAATACTATAATTAAGTGTATAAAAGTGCACGGGAAatatgatttataaattatatcagcaggacttcaaactgtcatacgtaaatatacaatacactacataaaacatttgatgtgtttgatatgcgacttaaaacttaaaaaatcagtaatttaaatataacgttttatttcaaccttaattttcACGATCGGGATATGTACCGAGCATCGTTAAAAAAGGATACTTCTTGCTACCattatcgtagtttcataaaaaaaacatatgttaaacagtcaattgctttagtaaattaaaaactatagtttttatgtaatttcgtattaaatcttcaaactaaagacagtcacacttcagataatcaatatacttttaatataaattgaaacaaagaaagagtcaaataaataacctgtggcatttgttttcgcagtctcgtattgttaagcaatagaaattacagttatcaccattattaaaagtggctttatcgcattaagggtccaataaacaggacaatgtagcatgacacaccgacatcaatcacccTGTCGGCATGATATAAAGTACCCGAGGCACCTTTcctcctgctatgtgacgatatcaccaatcgatttttgtaacttcattcaacatgcattttgtttaacGTCGaagcattaacataatatgcatttaatataatacaatacaaataatacaaaatatataaagaaatgaaataaaaataaatacaaatgatgataatgatgacgatgataatgatgattatgttgttgctgttgttgttgttgttgttgatgatgatgatgatgatgatgatgatgatgatgatgatgatgatgatgatgatgatgatgatgatgatgatgatgatgatgatgatgatgatgatgatgatgatgatgatgatgatgatgattatgatgatgacgatgatgacgaacgcagaaaagctcgaacgcacaaacgaacgaacgaacaaacaaattgacggacgcatgaacgaacgaacaaaataacaaacgagcGCACGTACGACAGACCGACAGGCCggcccgctcgctcgctcgctcgctgactgactgagtgactgaatgactgactgactaactgactgactgactaactgactgactgactgaaagaaattacgaacgaacgaacgaaccaataaaccaatgaacTAGCCCACGTACGCACAAACGGAATGAATAGACAAATAGATAGatacataaataaatagatgaatgaataaagaaagaaagaaagaaagaaatacatgaacaaatgaataaacgcatgaatgaacgcatgaatgaatgaataaataaataaatacagaaatacataaaaaaaatacattaatacataaataaatacattaatacataaataaatgattgaatgaaaccctgttctgtttacaataatttgattattatttttggtatttcatacttaaatataattaaactataaacaaatccctagtgttttcaaaataattaatctTTTCACTgtcagtgtgcaatatatttaatcttaaaatgttctaaattcattgattaaaatataaatttataaccaatatttccattctttattggtttaagacctaaaaaggcgtttttcttcattattttcaataaataatcgagagatcgagataccgtgacctaatACCTTTTCCGTcgtaatctataaataaactatttatttatagatcttttatccaggttatctacaggctaaccccataccaaatggtatgatggtaataccattgcccgtccgtacaggctaactccgttaacctaaggcctgttgaacagactaactcgagtcgtatcgggtgaatccatagggtattgctttcttcacatttgttggatggtctgagtcatattggacatattgatgtttatcggttggctttgagtataaatcagttgttattttattatcttctagttgaatttttgtgtctagGAAGTCTATAtgtgttgtgttccatcttaattctactttgatgttttcatgtattttgttagcatagtcaaaaaatttcatgagttcgtcaattccatgtgtccatagtccaaacccatcatctatgaaacgtttatagaatattggttgtttatagtattcagataattgttcatcccattttctcatgtaacaacaggcataatttctcccaagtttcgatccaatagctactccctctttttgtctgtattcttgtccacaaaattcgatcacattattttctaaaacagtttcaatcatttcaatgaccgcttcagtgttgatggtcttagtacagcgtttatttaaagcttgtttgcacgcctctaggccctctttctttggaatcgatgggtataacttgacaacatcaaaacagtataagataattccttctggtaatggtgtagttacttccctctctatagcgtttaaaactaataccacaatcgtgtaaaactaattgtatagtctgtaaaatgttgaaaagaggttttcataacaacccaaaaagcgaaattccaaacgaagcaataaaacagaactgtaacatttataacttggtgtacggtatattttgtattaaatgccaaaagatggtatacgtcggagagacaagcagatcattaaaggaacgtgccaaagaacacgaggctgacgtgcggctaCGAAGAAATAAACcgatctcagaacatttcaatggtgctggccacagagtgcaggatatgggtgtatcagtgttaacacaaataagagacagttcccattattacagacttattaaagaactggaattcataaagaagtttcaaacacaATCGCCAAATGGacttaatacaaaaaatcaacttgatgtcctgctacgggaaactatcttgtaaaaaatatatgtgaaaaacattttatagtaaacatcaacctaaatgtatgtaaaaataagagtactttatgcaatttatcttagccataatgtgtatatgttatatagaatagcaagtatatatgattatttaatcaaatatcattataatattttacatagatatggattgaaataattaaagtcattaaataagtttaccctatttaattaatgataataagtttaggtcgattataattacatatgatgatgattgttttattgtaaaatatcaatttattaaatatataaagcacacattttacataagattaagacaaaatatgtaagtgtttaacgtcatttcatttttggcgcatttttacattttttggcgccattttaaataacgccatttatgatgtcatcatgtacaacgtcatttgacgtttaaaaacatttttctttgttatttaaattgtgcagtcaaaagacgtaaaaatgtagtaaacatataatttccaatgttttgataaagacattatgccgaaacgtcaattaaaggagtataatcagagagttataattatttaatatcccttcggataattcaactgagcttatttGTTAGCTATCACATGTCCTGACGCATTGGGGCGTTTCACTGTAGAACATACCCTAAATAACCTCACTTAAGCTCTTAAATAACAATTGCTCTACAAGGCGACTCCTATTACATACACTAATAATGcaaatatacaaatagtatgATGCCTTGCACGTTATTACAACCCATGGTCATCCCAAAAGACGCAAGCATAGCTAATTTATTACAAGTTAGTAACGGTGTACCCgatgtaatacatgtaattactTTCTAACAGTTTACAGAGCGATTGCGTATACTATTCATTTGGTTAATGCAACATTTTCAAGGCTATTCACCCTGCCAATTATGACAAGCCATAATCGCCCTGACAGACGCAAATATAGCTAACATAGTCTAACAGTTTAACTATATTTGACACGTGGTTAATGGCGGTTCACCTTGCCAATTATGACAAGCCCTGGTCGCCCTGAGAGAGTCCGATTTGTTGCATGTTGTCCTTCCAGAACTCGTGGTACTGACTCAGCTTTCCGGCGTCTATCAGCCGGTCAATGTCGGCCTCCTTGATAGCGTTGTCCATTTCAGCCGTGGGAGTGTACTCCCATAGGCGCAGAATCGGACGCTCCTCCGTTAGATGAAGCACCAGAAGGCACATCTTCAAGCTGGACGGCATGGCGAGTCCGTTTTGAATGATGAGTATTTTACACATGGCGAGTTCGGCGATGTCCAGCGGCCGCGGCGTGTCGAGGCCAGTTACTTTGATGTTTATTGCGTACGTAAAGCCGCCCTTGCAGGACATAGCGTCCACCTGACCGGCCAAGACACGCACGAAGTTAGACACTTTTACGTGACCAGTCAGTTTAACTGCAACCGCCTCAAAGGTTTCGAACCAGGACTCGATCTTCCTCTCGAATAGCCGACACAGGTTCCCGCAGAAGGAGCTCTCGCTGGTCTCCTGGACCTTCGCCGTCAGCTGCTTGAACGTGTCCTCGGCGCCTTTCGAgttcatcagcatcagcatcgcGTTATAGAACTGCTGACCCTGGTGTTCTCGCGAGACGTTCTTCAGGAACTCCCGGTACTTCACGCGATTCTTCTCGTGCTTGTGCAAGTCGAGGCGACATGCCTCCTGCCGCTGCAGGAACGACTCCCATCGGCCCTTTTTGGCGGCGCTGTACGTGCATGTGACCAGCTCCTcaccttgaaataaaacaatatgtatgtaaCTCAATAGAACtatgtgatttaaattgagattttgacTTCTTCCATGTACTTTGTTCCCCATCAAATCTATGAACAACTCCCTTTAGAAACATAATGAAACACACAAGTGAGAAAGgttttgattttttattcacATTAACCTTTAAACAATCTACCTTGGTGGGCGCACGTTGGTCCAATTATAACTACACGAAATCGTCGCCTTCATAGCGAATGTGAATGGATATAATtcattaattatgttatatataacgctttccgctttaattatttattttggtttaAATCCAGAttaggcgttaagtgtcgtccctgattagcctgtgcggcatgcgcatgctaatctggtacgacagtTTATCCACAAGAATTTAGCCCCTTTCCCCAGAGCGAAGTTTACAAAGAAGAAAGGTGCACATGTAATTACCGAGACATTCGACGGCGATGAAGATCTTCATGGTAGTTAGATCGTACGTCCGAGACAGCTTCTCTAGTCGACGTTTGATCTCGTCGTCATAACGTATCAGTGACGTTGTTGATGACATTGTCCGTTGTAATGACGTCGCAAAATACGTACTCTCTCATAAGCATATGTCGATTTGTTTAGTAGATTGTGTTAGTATTTAAATGTGCGGCTTACTACATTTCCATCCAATGCTACAAACGGTAGTTTAATTCACAAAGAATTTGTTTCTAAACTTATTCTTAATTTTGGGATTTTTATTCCAGTTATTCACAATTTCATCAACGCTTCGATTTGAATAAAAAGCCGAATATAGATATGTATGATTTGTAAACTCCTCCGTTAGATTATTGAAGACTATTTATAACACCAGAAGTAATGTTCACATATAACACCAGCAGTAATGTTCCTACATAACACCAGAAGTAATGTTCACAAACTGTGGAAATAATTAAGTCCAGTCGTAACAGCGacttatatcatatttttaaGCGTTAAATTGCATTTCTTTAATGCTATCTTTAATTATATAATGCAATGGTAACTTTACACACACATTTCCGTATACCATATCAAGTTGCATTTCGatccgagtattttgttttatctAAACTAATTCGATTAAGTCCAAATCAATATCCTTCATCGACCAAATGCCATTTAACGCTTGAAATACCTCGTTTAATTTGGTTATAACAAAACTTCATCGACTTATTTcaaacttttttgttgtttgtatcTATAAAACGCCACGGTGCAATGGTTTTATTATACAGCCCCAGTCAATCTGAATCAGAATTCGCAGTCGTATATAATACCCAACTGACTGCTTTTAGCGAAGAActaagtttgtttaaatagtcTTCGTTAATCCATTCATTTGAACGTCTATCGGTTTAAACCATTACAGTGTACCCGATATAAACATAACTGTGGTCGGAATTTTACGACAGTGTATTTGCGTTTGTAGATCGATACATTTCACTGTATTGGAAATCGCCGAGTTAGTTGTATTTATTGCTGATTGCTGATTGCTGCGATGTTTGTAGTTCTGACACGATCACATTTATTCTATTGGCATCACTGGTCGCTCTAAATGTCCCACGAGACATGTTTGCTCGTATATAGAGTCATATTAAGGTAAAGTATTGCTAATGCCGCGTTATTGAACTTTCATTACACCAAGCTAGCGAATTgctttatattacatttatgttaaaatgtatgtGCGCCTTTACAGAAAAATGGTTACCGTTATTATCGTCTGACATTTGCAGAAGAAACCATACCGTAAATTCCATTGTGTATACATGACCTATTGATTTAAGATTTATGCATAATTTCATGTACCATATGATGATAGTAGATTGTTGTGAGCAAAACTAATGCAAAAAATCCATATACCTGGTTCAATGAAGTCATGCTAAATTGTGCGTTAATTCGAATGCCCTCGCTACCCGATCGACTTAAAACCAAGTCTTGATATCATCATGCGAAGCTTTTTCTTTGTAAATATgacatatataaaaaaacagcGCATTTTCCTTAATTTAACGCATAAAGCATATTTGTTTGCGACCAATTTATGAGAATGAAACTGTAAAGATTAAAATGTATACAGTGCTAAAAATAGGTTGTCACTTCAATCAGAATTTTACTAAATCACGGTGACGTTTTCGATAGTTCGCAGTAATTAAATATCGTTACTTCGTGTGTATTGATTTCCCCGAGCCGCTAAAAGTTTGAAAGGGACaaattgttataattataaaaataaatgtcttgttGAGCATGTTAAtcaagcattaaataaatacttatcaaAACATTATATACGTGAAAATATAATACCGTACATTGACTGCATTAATTTTAAATATGGTCCTTTAAAATCACGTTATTGAAAGTAAAATCGAGAAATTCAATGTGAAATGGCTGCTCGCCCGACCGGAACATTTTTGAAAGACAAACCCATACAGTCGCAGTCTGATCTTCAACTACAACTGGCAACCGCAAAATAATATCTCTCTAAGTAGTATCACAAATCCTTAAATGGATAGAACTGAATGGCTAGAACGGAAATTGGGTTCTATGACGATGGGGAAATATGTCTCGCACCGTATGTGTTAGTATTTCAAATCTTTTATGTTGTACACATAGGATATATTGTAAAGAAATACCGTAAAAGATATCGCCATAAGTGAAAACCTGACGTCACCGAACACATGGACGGAAACAGGTATTCAGtttagctcgattggtcattttcggctcgggtactacttacatgtaccccgggtactcttaagtatacttacatgtaccccgggtacggtaaatatacttaatcgtacccggtcgattttagactgtacccgagttatattcccgcccaaaatccgatgtcgtaaaacgcgctaccgattatcttaaaaaaacttctcttttaacaaaactgcatcaacatgctttttgagtatgagtttcggtaatatagaggccatcttacagaaaattgacatacatgtgaatataataaatttcaaaaagtAGCCGACaaagaccgatttagcgttacatttcccgggtacgttttagtatatttaccgtacccggggtacatggaagtatacttaagagtacccggggtacatgtaagtagtacccgagccgacaatgaccaatcgagcttcaGTTTATAACATATCGGTAAAACGGTTAGTCACatatttaagctcgattggtcaatgACGACTCggatactacttaaatgtaccccgggtattcttaagtTTACTTCAATGTACCCCATGTACGAAAAATTGGCACATAGACAAGTATATCAGCATAAAAAATGACAATACCTGACTTTCGAGGTCAGTATATGACAAAACTTGCTATCTCATCTTGCACGTACCTGTGGTTCCCATTGAGGACTCGGATGATGCCGGACCTTACCCAAGTAAGTAATGATTGGCTACCAATATTATATTGCGAAAGTAATTATCGGGTACTAGCATACTGCGATATAATTTTATTCAACTTACCTATTGTGTTAGTGCAATGTAACCCAAGCGTCCGAGCGCCTTCGTGAAGTTtgatacaacaacaacacaaacaacaaaatgGCATTGGAATCTACTGTACAATTGCAACAAAACAATGATGCGATACGCTCGAAAACACCGGAAAAACCTGTTGACAGGGAAAAGGTAATCGTTTAAAgtgtatatttatgattatttgaTTAGTGATGCAAATGATAAGAGCACATTGTTTTGTGAAATATGTTTTCGCGATAACAATTTTAGCAATATGTTTTAATGAAGCTTTATACAAAATTCAGATGATGCATTCTTTACGCCATGTAAATTTCGACTGGTGAATTTAAGTCTTTGTTACAAGTGGCAAACCCTATTTCAAAAGCAATACACACTATACTAGGCTTTCCTTACCATTTTTTACACAATGGCTCTGACTAGCAAttccattgattttttttatcagacaTTAATATAGTACCTCATTTGGATTCTAAAATTGCCAATTAGGTGTTTTTTTACAATAGCACTTCATTAATGGAAATGCAGCAGCATAAAGTGCATTTtacaaatggtggaagtcccgAGAACGTTTGACAGTCAGAAATGTACACTGTTTTCTAATACACAGAACATATAATCACAGGGCTCCCGCTGCCATTtgccatacatgccagaattttttaggtccaaagcgggacattccataaaaattgtcgggacatttgaccaaaaagcaggactcctaaaacgatctatcattccacctttactgtagtcagtatagtactaacaaaaactcttgatacttttattcaagacataaaacatctgatatgaagcatgaaatctagaacataacaataacagttttattaaataagacaatagcaaacaacgaagataatattcatattttaagagtacaaaatctggaacattacgacaacaattcTCATtttattactttcaatggcaaacattaacgcaggggaggctatccagtacactgaaagtacgggttacagacaactattacaataacacaagaccacttttactgtttgttgcgatgtttttttaagcatgtatccatgcgcagtttgttacttgtcaattgtcgcggcttaattggagtagggtcaaactgtcatgcatagcacctcgttgtttttggctaaattggagtagggtcaaactgtcatgcatagcaactcgttgtttttattacaattacacccaattacactagacaggatggatatcacttattggactgtttgttgcgattttttggtatattgcacattcggattatcccgctattttggaactaaacattgaatgtaaaaaactcattaatgacgtagagttaattttacaaaacaattgttttgtaaaccgtttcaaacaaagaccaaaaacaaacacattttcaacatttatttcattataatacaactatcgatagcaataagcgaccactatcttgaagaccaccatggtgtgaatgcctgattaaatcaataattagccgataaatcgctgataaggtgtcataaacaacactggtacacacgagaagtagaatcggattgtgaattgggggcaataaagggattagcggtggtaagtgttagcgaaacagagcttgaatagcgaattttattgggaacctatagaccttacatcgttttttacgaatgtcgggacaaatcgtctcataatGGGACGCCGGGACTAAAggtccaaaagcgggactgtcccgccgagatcgggacgtctggcatgtatgccatTCGCAATTGTCGCCAAATGCAAAAGTTTTAGATGAGTGgcattaaaatctgacaatttGCGAAATTTAGTGGCAAAAACACATTTCCTATTAATTTATCGCAAAACAAATGGATAGAGCAACTCAACATGAAACAAGTGCCCGCGTATGCGCatctcaaatatataaatttggcAAAATATTCCGAAAATCAAGCCAGTTTACCCATACTcctccagtgctccagctaggatttgaaaagggcaggggggcttttttgacAAAAGGGCACTtgggacgcgcagtattttgtcaaaagggcactttcaagcgcGCGGGCGTTTgtggaatgcttcctcttgcatgttaatttatatgttattaataattattagaatatattattcccattattattaaacaattcaaatataatgtctgcAATGAGGAATAAATAATTaccatgtattgtaataagagatttattaatcatcataatattatgtaaaaaaaaaatgttttttttttttaagggcagggggggccctGAGAatggcagggcggag contains:
- the LOC127850831 gene encoding uncharacterized protein LOC127850831 isoform X1 — encoded protein: MSSTTSLIRYDDEIKRRLEKLSRTYDLTTMKIFIAVECLGEELVTCTYSAAKKGRWESFLQRQEACRLDLHKHEKNRVKYREFLKNVSREHQGQQFYNAMLMLMNSKGAEDTFKQLTAKVQETSESSFCGNLCRLFERKIESWFETFEAVAVKLTGHVKVSNFVRVLAGQVDAMSCKGGFTYAINIKVTGLDTPRPLDIAELAMCKILIIQNGLAMPSSLKMCLLVLHLTEERPILRLWEYTPTAEMDNAIKEADIDRLIDAGKLSQYHEFWKDNMQQIGLSQGDQGLS
- the LOC127850831 gene encoding uncharacterized protein LOC127850831 isoform X2 — translated: MGTTGEELVTCTYSAAKKGRWESFLQRQEACRLDLHKHEKNRVKYREFLKNVSREHQGQQFYNAMLMLMNSKGAEDTFKQLTAKVQETSESSFCGNLCRLFERKIESWFETFEAVAVKLTGHVKVSNFVRVLAGQVDAMSCKGGFTYAINIKVTGLDTPRPLDIAELAMCKILIIQNGLAMPSSLKMCLLVLHLTEERPILRLWEYTPTAEMDNAIKEADIDRLIDAGKLSQYHEFWKDNMQQIGLSQGDQGLS